Proteins encoded together in one Lathyrus oleraceus cultivar Zhongwan6 chromosome 5, CAAS_Psat_ZW6_1.0, whole genome shotgun sequence window:
- the LOC127086118 gene encoding B-box zinc finger protein 22 encodes MKIQCNVCEAAEAKVMCCADEAALCWDCDEKVHAANKLASKHQRIPLSSSSSHMPKCDICQEAFGYFFCLEDRALLCRKCDLAIHTANAFVSGHQRFLLAGVKVGLEATDPGASSKSDSGEKASDAKSSSLSRKASKMPQSSEYNEMFPTEDGRVMQFPTEKVSYGGGSTAGNMSHWSIDDFFGVNDFSQNYNYMDGSSRADSGKSEDSDSPVLRSNDEEMEYDDYMDRVPDSCWTVPQVPSPPTASGLYWPKNPRYSSDNNALFVPDISMQQSQNSSNFSRSRNHH; translated from the exons ATGAAGATTCAGTGTAACGTGTGTGAAGCGGCAGAAGCTAAGGTTATGTGTTGTGCTGATGAAGCGGCCTTGTGTTGGGATTGTGATGAGAAAGTTCATGCTGCTAATAAGCTTGCTAGCAAGCATCAGAGAATTCCTCTTTCGAGTTCTTCTTCTCATATGCCTAAATGTGATATTTGTCAG GAAGCATTCGGCTATTTCTTTTGTCTCGAAGATCGCGCATTACTCTGTAGAAAATGTGATCTAGCAATACACACTGCAAATGCATTTGTCTCAGGACATCAAAGGTTTCTTCTCGCTGGTGTAAAAGTAGGCCTAGAAGCTACTGATCCCGGCGCATCCTCAAAGTCAGACTCGGGCGAGAAAGCTTCCGATGCAAAATCTTCTTCCTTGTCGAGAAAGGCTTCCAAAATGCCTCAGTCATCAGAGTACAATGAAATGTTTCCTACTGAAGATGGAAGAGTTATGCAATTTCCAACTGAGAAGGTTTCTTATGGTGGCGGCTCTACAGCAGGAAACATGTCACATTGGTCCATCGATGATTTTTTCGGCGTAAATGATTTCAGTCAGAACTATAACTACATGGATGGATCATCAAGG GCTGACAGTGGTAAGTCTGAGGATTCCGATTCTCCTGTTTTAAGATCCAACGACGAGGAAATGGAGTACGACGACTACATGGACCGCGTTCCAGATTCATGTTGGACAGTTCCTCAAGTCCCTTCACCTCCTACGGCTTCCGGGCTATACTGGCCGAAAAACCCTCGGTATTCATCGGATAATAATGCTCTATTTGTTCCTGACATAAGCATGCAACAGTCTCAGAATAGCAGTAATTTTTCAAGATCGCGCAATCATCATTAG